The genomic DNA TAACCTATTCGTTTTGAATGGTATATGAATGCGAAGAAATTAACAACCTGCAAGCGGATCGTAAAAAGCCCTGATATTTGCCTATTTTTGATTACGATTAAGATACGGCGTGCAATATTCCGAGGGGTACGCCCGTTCTGTAGACCAGAGATCGTTAAACATTAATGAAAGGATGGCAATCGATGAACCGTTTTGGACTGATTATGGGGAGCCTGATGGGGATGACGATGATGGCGATGGCGAACGAACCTGCTGAGCAAGCGGCGCGACCGGCTCAGCCGATGCGCCAAGGCCGGGGCGAAATGAGAGAGGGCGGCGATATGATGATGTTGATGCGCCCGGCGGTGGTAAAAGAGTTGCAACTAACGGCCGAGCAGCAGGCGCAAATTGCCGCAGTGGTCGGCTCCGCGTCGAACGAAATGACCGCCCTGCGCGAGCAGATGCAGACCCTGGCGAAAAAGCAGGCCG from bacterium includes the following:
- a CDS encoding Spy/CpxP family protein refolding chaperone, whose amino-acid sequence is MNRFGLIMGSLMGMTMMAMANEPAEQAARPAQPMRQGRGEMREGGDMMMLMRPAVVKELQLTAEQQAQIAAVVGSASNEMTALREQMQTLAKKQAGLMGAEPVDEAAILQLADEIGKVRSDTAKIQIKQMLAARKILTADQRLKMREMMKKFMAKHEGQHPGGRMNKGDGKPDGAVPPPPAAE